AGCAGCGGCCGCGGCCACCGACCGTCGCATCGGCGCCGTGGTGGTGGACCATTCTCTCCAGTCGGATTCAGCGCTCGTGGCCACTCGGGCCGCGGACACGTGTCGGTTCTTCGGCCTGGACCCCGTCGATGTCCTGGTCGTCGATGCGCACGGATCCGCTGTTGGTCCCGAGGCTGCTGCCCGTACGGCGCGGTACGCGGCGATCGACAGTCTGGCGGCCGGCCGCGACGACGCCGTGGTTCTACTGGGGCACACCCGCGACGATCAAGCCGAGACGGTGTTGCTGGGCCTGGTGCGCGGCTCGGGAACCCGCTCGTTGGCCGGGATGCCCCGAGCGCGGGGCCGGTACCGCAGGCCGATGCTCGACATCCCCCGCTCGGTCGTCGCGGCGGCGCTGGCCGAATGTGACGTGGGGACCTGGTCAGACCCCCACAACTCAGACCCACGATTTCTGCGTTCCCGGGTGCGGAACACCGTCCTGCCCGTGCTCGAGGAACAGCTGGGTCCGGGTGTGACGCAGGCGCTGGCCCGCACCGCCGAACTCGCCCGAGATGACGCCGACGCCTTGGATGAGTGGGCCCGGCAAACCGGCGCGGAACTTGCGGGCGCCGGCTGGCCGGTCGCGCGGATCGCTGCGTTGCCCCGAGCGATTCGAACCCGGGTCCTGCGCGGTCTCGC
This portion of the Candidatus Nanopelagicales bacterium genome encodes:
- the tilS gene encoding tRNA lysidine(34) synthetase TilS → MSRRVGPALHRLRRAVETELADCAADRSILVACSGGPDSVALAAAAAATDRRIGAVVVDHSLQSDSALVATRAADTCRFFGLDPVDVLVVDAHGSAVGPEAAARTARYAAIDSLAAGRDDAVVLLGHTRDDQAETVLLGLVRGSGTRSLAGMPRARGRYRRPMLDIPRSVVAAALAECDVGTWSDPHNSDPRFLRSRVRNTVLPVLEEQLGPGVTQALARTAELARDDADALDEWARQTGAELAGAGWPVARIAALPRAIRTRVLRGLALDSGAPATDLTSSHVADIDRLVTAWRGQGPLHLPGRVVLRRECGRLVVDG